The following proteins are encoded in a genomic region of Gossypium hirsutum isolate 1008001.06 chromosome D05, Gossypium_hirsutum_v2.1, whole genome shotgun sequence:
- the LOC107903610 gene encoding disease resistance protein At4g27190, translated as MAMEYVEPVVGIAYCLGTPVCKYLQYHRKLNDYVRNFKRIRDELNCKMEDIELQLKAELLRPLGKIPKKGVENWLKAVKKMIREAQVVENKVSNGRYLCRTCNGKLVDEKTREMKEFLNNAPNASEGLAMDGPSAGLPLPTSELVGEEPVRNEIWACLMQEEVRKIGVWGMGGVGKTTIMKHIHNGLLKQQRFERVIWVTISKEFNVMKVQDDIADALKLKEDWPREGDKLRRAAILSEMLKKAGKHVLILDDVWDKVSLEEVGIPEPSGSNGCKLVLTTRSEHVCKYMGCKVIKVTPLSEEEALILFLNKVGPNIVQSPTIMPTLKLVVKECAGLPLTIVVVAGTLKGEDNPLIWKNALGELKERIGKVEGVEAEVIERLKFSFDHLKDEKVKYCFLHCALYPEDFEIENDELIECWIDEGFIDDMGTRQEMKDKGHVILKKLGDNCLLENITNHIFGQPRIKMHDAVRDMALSITSMDPRYIVQAGLELKELPKRGQWSPDIEKVSLMHNSITEFPADVLPTKCQLLTTLLLQNNPIKKISISFFTNMPCLSVLNLSFTKIESLPNSISELKNLTTLLLCGCNELRDLPCLSMLQELKKLDLYRTKIEEVPEGMDMLIKLRYLDLSVRTLKEIPVGLLPKLVHLQHLSFAVNNEKISLKAEEMEPLKKLEWFTGRFEDMNELNKFISSMQQSKKNLIKYHLHVGLYFMPTARDKTVTIEGVQNWEGELIMHPIEIQGLNIVKCDYLRNLVDGNSSFKNAMDLRIYACKGIECVVPLSSFASSSAHPFQSLEVLDLRDLPKLSALIMKDTGIGSATTSTLAPSTTFSHLQKIYVRRCSSMKTLLPHWLLPNLQNLEEIWVSECDEIVEILGAATSEVEEKGSDALIKFHLPKLRELSLSNLPNLKSICSKSGVMVCDSLQLIRITRCDKLKRIPPFVPLVGNGQPFAYAPPSLTIRSSTEWWEWLEWDDHPNYKNVLQPLWKDKSYSSLLCKIVKGVNFTASFSVLISQHFSASWDIAIVEYWPAMQQTSSSTMEYVEPVLGIAKCFGPPVCKYLKYHRKLNDYVRNFKRIKDELNCKMEDIELQLKTELLCPLGEIPKQGVENWLTDVKETIREAQVVENKVSNGRYLCRACNGKLVDEKT; from the exons ATGGCAATGGAGTACGTAGAGCCTGTTGTCGGTATTGCATATTGTCTCGGAACTCCTGTTTGTAAATATTTGCAATATCACAGAAAGCTGAACGATTATGTGAGAAACTTCAAGAGGATCAGAGATGAATTGAATTGCAAAATGGAAGATATAGAGCTGCAATTGAAAGCAGAGCTTCTTCGTCCTCTGGGGAAGATACCGAAGAAGGGAGTTGAAAATTGGTTGAAAGCTGTGAAAAAGATGATTAGGGAAGCACAAGTTGTTGAAAACAAAGTCAGTAACGGGAGATATCTCTGTCGTACTTGCAACGGGAAGCTGGTTGATGAAAAGACTCGAGAAATGAAGGAATTTCTTAATAACGCTCCTAATGCCTCTGAAGGTCTTGCCATGGATGGTCCAAGTGCAGGGTTGCCGCTGCCAACATCAGAGCTAGTTGGAGAAGAACCTGTCAGAAATGAGATTTGGGCATGTTTGATGCAGGAGGAGGTGAGAAAGATTGGGGTTTGGGGGATGGGCGGTGTGGGTAAAACCACTATCATGAAGCACATCCACAATGGTCTTTTGAAACAACAAAGATTCGAAAGGGTAATCTGGGTTACCATATCAAAGGAGTTCAATGTAATGAAGGTACAAGATGATATTGCAGATGCTTTGAAGTTGAAGGAAGATTGGCCCAGAGAAGGAGACAAGCTCAGACGAGCAGCAATCTTGTCAGAAATGCTGAAGAAGGCAGGAAAGCATGTTCTAATCCTAGATGATGTGTGGGATAAAGTCTCTCTAGAGGAAGTTGGGATCCCCGAGCCAAGTGGCAGCAATGGCTGCAAGTTGGTGTTGACAACCCGTTCGGAGCATGTCTGTAAGTATATGGGTTGTAAGGTGATAAAAGTGACGCCACTTTCAGAAGAAGAGGCATTGATACTATTCTTGAATAAAGTTGGACCTAACATAGTTCAAAGTCCAACAATAATGCCCACTTTGAAGCTTGTTGTCAAGGAATGTGCGGGTCTACCTCTTACAATTGTCGTGGTAGCTGGTACCTTGAAAGGAGAAGATAACCCTCTTATTTGGAAAAATGCACTCGGGGAATTAAAAGAGAGAATAGGGAAAGTTGAAGGAGTGGAAGCTGAGGTAATCGAGCGCTTGAAATTTAGCTTCGATCACTTAAAGGACGAGAAAGTGAAATATTGTTTCTTACATTGCGCATTATATCCCGaagattttgaaattgaaaatgatGAACTAATTGAGTGCTGGATTGACGAGGGATTCATAGATGATATGGGTACAAGACAAGAAATGAAAGACAAGGGCCATGTTATTTTGAAGAAGTTAGGAGATAACTGCTTGTTGGAAAATATTACTAATCATATATTTGGTCAACCTCGCATAAAGATGCATGATGCAGTGAGAGACATGGCACTGTCGATCACAAGTATGGATCCTCGATATATAGTACAAGCAGGcttggaattaaaagaattacCGAAAAGGGGGCAATGGAGTCCAGATATTGAGAAAGTGTCGCTTATGCATAACTCCATAACGGAATTTCCCGCAGATGTGCTGCCCACAAAATGTCAACTGCTCACAACCTTGTTATTGCAGAACAACCCTATAAAGAAGATCTCAATTTCTTTCTTCACCAACATGCCTTGTCTTAGTGTTCTCAATTTGTCTTTTACAAAGATCGAGAGTTTACCAAATTCCATCTCTGAACTAAAGAACCTCACAACATTGTTGCTTTGTGGTTGTAATGAATTAAGAGATCTACCATGTCTTTCGATGCTTCAAGAATTGAAGAAGTTGGATCTTTATAGGACTAAAATTGAGGAAGTCCCTGAAGGAATGGATATGCTGATAAAGCTAAGATATCTTGATCTTAGTGTGCGCACTCTGAAAGAGATACCCGTTGGACTTTTACCAAAACTCGTTCACCTTCAGCACTTGAGTTTTGCTGTGAACAATGAAAAAATAAGTCTAAAAGCAGAGGAGATGGAACCATTGAAGAAGTTGGAGTGGTTTACCGGACGTTTCGAAGACATGAATGAATTGAATAAGTTCATCTCCTCAATGCAACAAAGTAAGAAAAATCTCATCAAGTACCATTTACATGTGGGCTTATATTTTATGCCTACTGCAAGAGATAAAACAGTAACAATTGAAGGAGTCCAGAATTGGGAAGGTGAGTTAATTATGCACCCAATTGAAATTCAAGGGTTGAATATTGTAAAGTGCGACTATTTGAGAAACTTAGTCGATGGTAATTCTTCCTTCAAAAATGCGATGGACTTGAGGATTTATGCTTGTAAAGGGATAGAGTGTGTTGTTCCCTTGTCCTCTTTTGCCTCTTCTTCCGCTCATCCATTTCAGAGCCTCGAGGTGTTAGATCTTCGAGATCTGCCAAAGTTGAGTGCCCTTATTATGAAAGATACAGGAATTGGTTCAGCAACAACATCAACATTGGCTCCGTCTACCACCTTTTCCCATCTTCAGAAAATTTATGTACGGAGATGCTCAAGTATGAAGACGTTGCTTCCACATTGGCTGCTTCCAAACCTCCAAAACCTGGAAGAAATTTGGGTGTCAGAATGTGATGAGATAGTAGAAATATTGGGAGCAGCAACATCAGAAGttgaagaaaaagggagtgatgCATTAATCAAATTCCATCTTCCCAAATTGAGAGAATTGAGTCTAAGTAACTTACCAAATTTGAAGAGCATTTGCAGCAAAAGTGGAGTGATGGTTTGTGATTCTCTCCAACTTATCCGTATTACTAGATGTGATAAACTGAAGAgaattcctccatttgttccccTTGTTGGCAATGGGCAGCCATTTGCATATGCTCCACCTTCTCTTACCATCAGGTCAAGCACAGAATGGTGGGAATGGTTGGAGTGGGATGACCATCCAAACTATAAAAATGTTCTTCAACCCCTTTGGAAGGATAAAAG TTATAGCAGCTTGCTTTGTAAGATAGTCAAGGGAGTGAACTTCACTGCTTCATTTTCAGTTCTAATCTCTCAACACTTTTCAGCCAGTTG GGACATAGCAATTGTTGAGtattggcctgcaatgcaacaaacTTCCAGCAGCA